A section of the Streptomyces sp. V3I8 genome encodes:
- a CDS encoding metallophosphoesterase, with protein sequence MPCCLSAPHDVLRSAATFAPTLLRALHHAARRGTAQARHPQRRPHDPDAISAVNLELVTLTEDRAVMTWHTGVAGSDDGFGRMVPAVTEGEVVYGTHPARLNRTASEGRNTAHHYVELTDLEPGQTYYYQARSRGSAAMPTPLHLVKGNAVGTSLYGFGTHGGPYSFTTPQPPPGRHLLSVALCNDLHLGETTAGLVTGVPLMRGISQRLGLAPYPEVMGEALVQEAHRRGARHLLAAGDISAGGAPGDLARARRLLDGFGTHGRDYFVVRGNHDRRAQAVAGAGGDSFLDAFPSDGGGGSGDGAAYFARDLGGLRVLGLDTYEKRGSGAGAGGLSDEQIAWFRAQLRDHADQPTLVFGHHPLTVRNSPFPVTGGQCLNRRQARAILAAYAAAPGVFLHHAGHTHRNKRTVLPQARHVTLQEVGAVKEYPGGFCLLRIHTGGYALNYYKTSSGPAREWSERSRRVAAGLWPQYALGRSVADRNSVTVRDLSGITPAAARHSPAHARG encoded by the coding sequence ATGCCATGCTGCCTCTCCGCCCCGCACGACGTCCTGCGATCCGCCGCCACCTTCGCCCCCACCCTGCTCCGAGCCCTCCACCACGCAGCCCGTCGCGGAACGGCGCAGGCGCGCCACCCCCAGCGCCGCCCCCATGACCCCGACGCCATATCCGCCGTCAACCTGGAACTGGTCACCCTCACCGAGGACCGGGCCGTCATGACCTGGCACACCGGTGTGGCGGGCAGCGACGACGGGTTCGGGCGCATGGTCCCCGCGGTGACCGAGGGCGAGGTCGTCTACGGCACCCACCCCGCCCGGCTGAACCGGACCGCGTCCGAGGGGCGGAACACCGCGCACCACTACGTCGAGCTGACCGACCTGGAGCCGGGGCAGACGTACTACTACCAGGCCCGTTCCCGTGGTTCGGCGGCCATGCCCACGCCGTTGCACCTGGTGAAGGGCAACGCTGTGGGGACCTCCCTGTACGGGTTCGGCACCCACGGCGGCCCGTACTCCTTCACCACGCCCCAGCCGCCTCCCGGCCGCCACCTGCTCTCGGTCGCGCTCTGCAACGACCTGCATCTCGGCGAGACCACCGCCGGGCTGGTGACGGGCGTGCCGTTGATGCGGGGCATTTCGCAACGGCTCGGGCTCGCCCCGTACCCGGAGGTCATGGGCGAGGCGCTGGTGCAGGAGGCGCACCGGCGCGGGGCCCGGCACCTGCTGGCGGCCGGGGACATATCGGCGGGCGGGGCACCGGGTGACCTGGCCCGGGCCAGACGGCTGCTGGACGGGTTCGGCACGCACGGGCGGGACTATTTCGTGGTCCGGGGAAACCACGACCGGCGGGCGCAAGCCGTCGCCGGGGCAGGCGGGGACAGCTTTCTGGACGCCTTCCCCAGCGACGGCGGCGGCGGATCGGGAGACGGGGCGGCGTACTTCGCGCGGGACCTCGGCGGCCTCCGCGTCCTCGGCCTGGACACGTACGAGAAGAGGGGGAGCGGCGCCGGCGCGGGCGGCCTGTCCGACGAGCAGATTGCCTGGTTCCGGGCTCAGTTGCGGGACCACGCGGACCAGCCCACGCTGGTCTTCGGGCACCACCCGCTGACCGTACGCAACTCGCCGTTCCCCGTGACGGGCGGACAGTGCCTGAACCGTCGCCAGGCCCGCGCGATCCTCGCCGCGTACGCCGCCGCACCCGGCGTCTTCCTCCACCACGCGGGCCACACCCACCGCAACAAGCGCACGGTCCTGCCGCAGGCGCGGCACGTCACGTTGCAGGAGGTGGGCGCCGTGAAGGAGTACCCGGGCGGCTTCTGTCTGCTGCGCATCCACACCGGCGGTTACGCACTGAACTACTACAAGACCAGCAGCGGACCGGCGCGGGAGTGGAGCGAGCGCAGCCGGCGCGTGGCGGCGGGCCTGTGGCCGCAGTACGCGCTCGGCCGCTCGGTCGCGGATCGCAACAGCGTCACGGTCCGCGACCTGTCGGGCATCACGCCGGCCGCGGCACGGCACTCTCCCGCGCACGCGCGCGGCTGA
- a CDS encoding winged helix-turn-helix domain-containing protein — protein MTADSGQSAIDPNKIAYVYMQVADHIADRIAKGDLRPGARLLGERALAEDYGVANLTARRAVRELRERGLVVTLPAKGTFVAYPETAEDGQEQEQEQE, from the coding sequence ATGACAGCGGACTCAGGTCAGTCGGCCATCGATCCGAACAAGATCGCTTACGTGTACATGCAGGTGGCGGACCACATCGCCGACCGCATCGCCAAGGGTGACCTGCGGCCCGGTGCTCGACTGCTCGGCGAGCGAGCTCTTGCTGAGGACTACGGGGTGGCCAACCTGACGGCCCGCCGCGCCGTCCGCGAGCTCCGTGAGCGCGGGCTCGTCGTTACCCTCCCCGCCAAGGGCACCTTCGTCGCGTACCCCGAGACGGCAGAGGACGGCCAGGAGCAGGAGCAGGAGCAGGAGTAG
- a CDS encoding AHH domain-containing protein: MRGGGVSADGLVCAICHAAVLRRNLLADGRPVGAGQAAAHIVPSTLNRAIGRTADSRAILSRYGVDIDEAANGIPLNHSRPHNFTHRNPFLLRLNQHLAATERAGLARGLTNQQIGDTIRQELREIGRQVTHELSPSQMVNSMPAPTARWTRLTF; this comes from the coding sequence TTGCGTGGTGGTGGGGTATCGGCCGACGGACTGGTATGTGCTATATGCCATGCCGCAGTCCTTCGCCGGAACCTGCTGGCGGACGGCCGTCCGGTAGGAGCAGGCCAGGCGGCGGCCCACATCGTCCCCTCCACGTTGAACCGGGCGATCGGACGCACGGCCGACAGCCGCGCCATTCTGAGTCGCTATGGAGTCGACATCGACGAGGCGGCGAACGGAATACCCTTGAATCACTCACGACCCCACAACTTCACCCACCGCAACCCGTTCCTGCTGCGGCTCAATCAGCACCTCGCCGCGACAGAGCGAGCCGGTCTGGCCCGAGGGCTCACCAACCAGCAGATCGGTGACACCATTCGCCAGGAACTGCGGGAGATCGGGCGCCAGGTCACGCACGAGTTGTCACCCTCGCAGATGGTGAACAGCATGCCCGCACCGACCGCCCGTTGGACAAGGCTGACATTCTGA